A genomic segment from Paenibacillus sp. encodes:
- a CDS encoding response regulator transcription factor, with protein MYRLMIVDDEPIIVNGLHEYFMKRKLPDVEIVTAFSATEALSWLNSIKIDVVLSDIHMPGMDGMELLDRIEKQWPRCKVILLTGHDEFEYAHKALRSACVTDYILKTEGMDTIGPAVNRALSIVKDELSVYHQQEWLYRELPRAIAQLQRQLVLDLVRRTEKSSFRSVQNELDALKLPFKAAEPLLLISLFVEEWGKYKPGYERDLMLFGIGNITEELLGTRAVVKCVQYDGNSLLALIQPIDQPFFGAVKREELTVNFTHGTLETVQQVCRDLFGLSLSVAASGTFFPFENIARETQRLRLAILNGKSRGAERLTIVREEEDGDRADAEQFGRLSARYVLEKLQQSLLEEGGGEWSEFYRKLIALFPEEGPNDPFDRLVVLQALCKHCLVSLEELGMKDLAISQANLLAMLEFNVKTPWVEVVAFFQSLFEWVQSVRCDNVKREESNLIGLIHYYIQNHLHGDLSLSRIAREVSLNPSYLSRWYKQTCGKGLSDYIQETKIERGKQLLQTTNYKMHEISEMLGFTDPHYFFRFFKKSVGCTPQEYRNRTSS; from the coding sequence TATTTCATGAAAAGGAAGCTGCCCGATGTTGAAATTGTAACCGCTTTTTCCGCAACGGAGGCGCTCTCTTGGCTGAATTCCATTAAGATCGACGTCGTGCTGAGCGATATTCACATGCCCGGCATGGACGGCATGGAATTGCTCGACCGGATCGAGAAGCAGTGGCCTCGGTGCAAGGTCATTTTGCTGACGGGGCATGACGAGTTCGAATACGCTCATAAAGCGTTGCGCAGCGCATGCGTAACGGACTATATTCTGAAAACCGAAGGCATGGATACGATCGGGCCGGCGGTAAACCGCGCGTTGAGTATCGTCAAGGACGAGCTGTCGGTCTATCACCAACAGGAGTGGTTGTATCGGGAGCTTCCGAGAGCGATCGCGCAGCTGCAGAGGCAGCTGGTGCTGGATTTGGTGCGGAGGACGGAAAAGTCGTCTTTTCGGAGCGTTCAGAACGAGTTAGACGCATTGAAGCTCCCTTTCAAGGCGGCAGAACCTCTTCTCCTCATCTCGCTGTTCGTCGAGGAATGGGGGAAGTACAAGCCGGGTTACGAACGGGATTTGATGCTGTTTGGCATCGGCAACATTACGGAAGAGCTGCTCGGCACGAGAGCCGTCGTGAAATGCGTGCAGTACGACGGCAACTCGCTGCTTGCGCTCATTCAACCGATCGATCAACCGTTCTTCGGGGCTGTCAAACGGGAAGAGCTCACGGTGAATTTCACGCATGGAACCTTGGAGACGGTGCAGCAGGTTTGCCGCGATTTGTTCGGCCTCTCGCTGTCCGTGGCGGCCAGCGGGACATTTTTCCCTTTCGAAAATATTGCGCGGGAAACGCAGCGTCTGCGCCTAGCTATCTTGAACGGAAAATCGAGAGGAGCGGAGCGTCTCACGATCGTGCGCGAGGAAGAGGACGGCGATCGGGCGGACGCGGAGCAGTTCGGCAGGTTGTCGGCGCGCTACGTGCTGGAAAAATTACAGCAAAGCTTGCTGGAGGAAGGCGGGGGGGAATGGTCCGAGTTTTACAGGAAACTCATCGCCCTGTTTCCGGAGGAAGGACCGAACGATCCGTTCGACCGCTTGGTCGTGCTGCAAGCGTTATGCAAGCATTGCCTTGTCAGCCTGGAGGAGCTTGGCATGAAGGATCTCGCGATTTCGCAAGCGAACTTGCTCGCCATGTTGGAGTTCAACGTGAAGACGCCTTGGGTGGAAGTCGTCGCGTTTTTCCAATCGCTGTTCGAATGGGTGCAGAGCGTACGCTGCGACAACGTCAAGAGGGAAGAATCGAATCTCATCGGTTTAATTCATTATTACATTCAGAATCATCTTCATGGGGATCTCTCTTTATCGCGAATCGCGAGGGAAGTGTCGTTAAACCCTTCGTATTTGTCCCGATGGTATAAGCAAACCTGCGGGAAAGGTCTTTCGGATTACATTCAGGAGACGAAAATCGAGCGCGGGAAACAATTGCTGCAAACGACAAATTACAAAATGCACGAAATCTCGGAGATGCTCGGTTTTACGGATCCGCATTATTTCTTCCGTTTCTTCAAGAAGAGCGTCGGCTGCACGCCGCAGGAATACCGCAATCGAACGTCGAGTTGA